From Triticum aestivum cultivar Chinese Spring chromosome 4A, IWGSC CS RefSeq v2.1, whole genome shotgun sequence, a single genomic window includes:
- the LOC123086181 gene encoding uncharacterized protein produces the protein MGHSQTGAAMGAVSTARGWIVGTWQQESRETRNPVIDRRSAGGYIETSLLWSCWASVCPVSGGDDGKRGDDDGSAEKRIQEYFPMAFLLKLSFFMVNYGLLIHTRFSLINSFACPHIQPAPIQF, from the exons ATGGGGCACTCTCAGACCGGTGCAGCCATGGGGGCGGTCTCAACTGCCAGGGGATGGATCGTTGGCACTTGGCAGCAAGAAAGCAGAGAAACCAGAAACCCAGTCATAGATAGGAG GTCAGCAGGTGGCTATATAGAGACTTCGCTACTGTGGTCATGCTGGGCATCAGTTTGTCCTGTGAGTGGTGGAGATGATGGGAAGAGGGGTGACGATGATGGATCGGCAGAGAAAAGGATTCAGGAATACTTCCCCATGGCTTTTCTGCTG AAACTCAGTTTCTTCATGGTAAATTATGGCTTGCTTATCCACACAAGATTCTCACTGATCAACTCTTTTGCATGCCCCCACATTCAG